Genomic segment of Mycolicibacterium psychrotolerans:
AGTGACCAGTCGGAGCAGCCGCAACGGCCGCAGCATCGGCAGCACGACGATCGCGAGATCGAACAGGTGTCGGTAGAACCAGCGCCACCGGTTCGGCGCCAGGGACAGCCGGACAACGTAGTCGATCACGAAGGCGAGCCAGCTAAATCCCGTGACCAGCCCCAGTGTCCACGCCGCCGCACCCTGAGGCTGCGCGAGCACGCCGACCGCGTAGGCGGCCAGGAAAAGCACCGCCACCCCGGCCAGCGGCAACTCGGTCCGACGCTGCCAGCTCTCCAGTCTCGCCTGTCTTGACTCGGTCACAGCAACGAAAGTTACCCGCCTGAGCATGACCGAACCCGCGCGGGAAGCCTTTGACCTCACCCATTGTTGAGGTTCTACGGTGATGAGATGAGCTTGGAAACGGTTGCCCGGCAGTCGCTGTACCGGCAGACCCATGCCCGGGGCGGTGATCTGCGTTCGCTGGCGGACCGTCGGCTGTTGGCGCGGATCTGGCGGTTCGCCGGCAGGCACCACCGCATGTTGTGGGTGTTCCTGCTGGTCAGCGTCGTCAGCTCGGTACTGACGGTCGCGACGCCGCTGCTGGCGGGCCGCGTGGTCGACGAGATCACAGGCGAGGGCACCGTAGGGGTGGTCGCGCTGCTGGCGGCGGTGATCGCCGCGGTGGCGGTCGCCGAGGCGGCGATGTCGCTGCTGACCCGGTGGCTGTCGTCGACGATCGGCGAGGGGCTGATCCTGGACCTGCGAACCGCGGTGTTCGACCACGTGCAGCGGATGCCGGTGGCTTTCTTCACCAGGACCCGCACCGGCGCGCTGGTGAGCCGCCTGGGCAACGACGTGATGGGCGCGCAACGGGCCTTCTCCGACACGCTCTCAGGGGTGGTGTCCAACGTCGTCACGCTGACGCTGACGCTCGCGGTGATGATCAGCATCTCGTGGCAGGTGACGCTGGTGTCGCTGGTGCTGATGCCGCTGTTCCTGCTGCCGGCCCGGCGCATCGGATCGGCGATGGCCAAGCTCTCCCGCGAAGCCGCGGCCCACAACGCGACGATGAACACGCAGATGACCGAGCGGTTCTCCGCGCCCGGCGCCACGCTGGTCAAACTGTTCGGGGACACCGGCGTCGAATCGCGGGAGTTCGCCGTACGGGCGGGCCGGGTCCGCGACATCGGCGTGCGCACCGCGATGCTGCAGGCGACGTTCATGAACTCGTTGACGTTGATGTCGGCGCTGGCGCTCGCGCTGGTGTACGGGCTCGGCGGCGCACTGGCCCTGGGCGGTCAGATGCAGGCCGGCGCGATCGTCTCGCTGGCGCTGCTGCTGACCCGGCTGTACGCACCGCTCACCGCGCTGGCCAATGCCCGCGTCGAGATCGCCACCGCGCTCGTCAGTTTCGAGCGCGTCTTCGAGGTGCTCGACCTGGTGCCGCTGATCCGCGAACGCCCCGACGCCGTCGCGATCCCCGACGGCCCCGTCACCGTCGAGTTCGACGACGTCCACTTCTCCTACCCGGCCGCCGACAAGGTCTCGCTGGCGTCGCTGGAGGAGGTCGCCGAACTGGACGACCGCGGCGGCGACGAAGTGCTGCACGGTATCTCGTTCACCGCGCACCCCGGCCAGATGGTCGCGCTGGTGGGGTCGTCGGGGGCCGGGAAGTCGACGACGGCGTCGATGCTGGCCCGGCTCTACGATGTCGATTCCGGCGCGATCCGGCTGGGCGGCGTCGACGTGCGTGACGCGACGTTCGCCTCGCTGAAGCAGACCGTCGGGATGGTCACCCAGGACGGGCACCTCTTCCACGAATCCATCCGGGCCAACCTGGCGCTCGCCGCTCCGGAGGCGACGGACGCCGAGATCTGGGAGGCGCTGCGGCGTGCCCGGCTCGACGAAGTCGTCGCCGACATGCCCGACGGGCTCGACACCGTCGTCGGCGAGCGCGGATACCGGCTTTCCGGCGGTCAGCGGCAGCGGCTGACCATCGCGCGGCTGCTGCTGGCCGCGCCGCGGGTGGTGGTGCTCGACGAGGCGACGGCGTCGCTGGACTCGGAGTCGGAGGCAAAGGTGCAGCAGGCGCTGGCCGAGGCGCTGGCCGGCCGCACGTCGCTGGTGATCGCGCACCGGCTCTCGACGATCCGGGCCGCCGACCTGATCCTCGTCGTCGAGGACGGCCGCATCGTGGAGCGCGGCACGCACACCGAGCTGCTGGCGCGCGGCGGCCGCTACGCCGAGCTGTACCGCACCCAGTTCGGCCACCAGTCCACCTCGGACCGCCGAACGTGCATTCCGGCAGGCCCGCACTCACACGTGCGCTGCCGGAATGCGAGTTCGGCGGAGGAGTTAACCGCTTGCCAGCAGTGGGAAGATCTCCTCAGTGGCTGACATCGGAGACAACGCGTTGCGCGCGGCGCCCGCGATCGCGCCGCCGCCCCGACGGGTGAGGCCGAGCTCGGACCTGTGGCGGATGCTGCCCTACCTGCTGCCGTACCGCGGCCGGTGGATCCTGATGTTCACCGTCGCCTTCGCGAGCCTCGCGGCGACCGTGACGATCCCGCTGATGACCAAGGCCGTCATCGACGGGCCGGTCCGCCATCAGGATCAGCAGGGGCTGTGGACGCTGGGCGCGGCGGCGATGGGGGTCGGCATCGCCGAGGCGGTGCTGTGGTTCATCCGGCGATGGCTGGTGGCCCGCGCGACGATGGGCGTCGAGGCCGACATTCGCAAAGACCTCTACGCGCGGCTGCAGATCCTGCCGATGTCGTTTCACGGCCGCTGGCAGTCGGGCCAGTTGCTGTCGCGGATCATGAACGATCTCAGCACGATTCGACGCTTCATGTCGTTCGGCCTGACGTTCCTGATCCTCAACGTCCTGCAGATCACCGTGGTCACCGCGATCCTGCTGGCGATGTACTGGCCGCTGGGCGTGGTGGTGCTGGTGTCGATCATCCCGATCACGCTCACCGTGCTGCACTTCCAGCAGGAGTACACCCGGCTGTCGCGACAGGCGCAGGATCAGGCCGGGCACGTCGCCACCCACGTCGAGGAGGCCGCGCTCGGGCTGCGGGTGGTGAAGTCGTTCGGCCGCGAGGACTACGTCTACGACCGGTTCGACGAACAGCTCACCGACCTCTACGAGACCCAGGTGAACCGGGTCACGGTGTCCGCGAAATTCTGGACGCTGCTCGAGATCATCCCGAACCTGACGCTGATCCTGGTGCTCGGCTTCGGCGCCTACGCCGCCGGGCACGGGTACGTGACGATGGGCACGCTGGTCGCGTTCATCACGATGATGCTGTCGCTGGTCTGGCCGATCGCGTCGCTGGGCTTCCTGCTGTCGATGACCCAGGAGTCGTTCACGGCGGCCAATCGCATCGCCGAGATCTTCGACGCGCCGCGCGAGATCACCGACGGTCCGCGCGAGCAGAGCCCGCGCGGCGGCCGCCTCGAACTCGTCGACGTCGGATTCCGGTTCCCGGACTCCGAGGACTGGTCGCTGCGTCATGTCACCGTGACCGTCGAGCCGGGGGAGACGCTCGCGCTCGTCGGCGCGACCGGATCCGGCAAGTCCGTTCTGGTGGGCCTGCTGTCCCGGCTGTACGACGTGACCGAGGGCGAGATCCGCATCGACGCACAGGACATCCGCGAGCTCAGCCTCGACGCGCTGCGGCAGGCGGTCGCGACGGCGTTCGAGGACCCGACGCTGTTCTCGATGTCGGTCGCCGAGAACCTAGCGCTCGGCCGTGCCCCAGACAATCCAGCGTCCGAGGACGAGCTGCGCCAGGCCGTCGAGGTGGCCGCCGCGCAGTTCGTCTACGACCTGCCCTACGGCCTGGACACCCGCATCGGCGAGCAGGGCATGAGCCTGTCCGGCGGTCAGCGGCAACGCCTTTCGCTCGCCCGGGCGATCCTGGCCGGCCCCCGCATCCTGGTGCTCGACGACACCCTGTCGGCACTCGACGTGCACACCGAGGCCGTCGTCGAGGAAGCGCTGCGCCGCGTCCTGCACGCGGTCACCGGCGTCGTGGTGGCCCACCGCGCGTCGACCGTGCTGCTCGCCGACCGGGTCGCGCTGCTGCAGAACGGCACCATCACCCACGTCGGCACCCACGCCGAACTGCTGGCCGAGGTGCCCGAGTACCGCTATCTGCTGGCCGCCGACGACGAACTCGACGACGGGTGCGAGCGCGAGACGGACTGGGCGGGTGAGCCATTGGCGCTGCCCGACGACGACGATCGTCGCCCGACGCTGGAGCGCGAGATCCTGGAGCGACGGCCGTGACCACACAGCCCGACTGGCGCGGCCGGTTCGACGAACACGACGATCTGCCGATCGACGAGTCGGTGCCGCGCCGGCGCGAGGCGCGGGCCCTCCTCGGCTCGCTGCTGCGGCCGTACCGCTGGACGGTGTTGGCGCTCGCTCTCGTCGTGGTGGTGGAAAACATTGCGCGCCTATCGGTTCCGCTGCTGGTGCAGAAGGGCATCGACAACGGGATCCCCCCGCTGCTCGACGGCGGCTCGCCGCGCACGCTGATGGTGATCGTCGGGGTGCTGTGCGTCGTGGTGCTCGTCCAGGCGAGCGCCCGGATGTTCTTCCTGCGCAGGTCGGGCCGCATCGGCCAGCGCGTGCTGCGCGAACTGCGCAGGCGGGTGTTCCGGCATTTCGGCCGGCTCGACATCGCCTTCCATGACCGCTACACCTCGGGCCGCGTGGTGAGCAGGTCCACCAACGACGTCGAAGCGATCCAGGACATGCTGGAGACGGGTTTCGACAGCCTGATCACCGCGGTGCTCACGCTGTTCGGCACCTCGGTACTGCTGATCACCCTGGACACGAAGCTGGGGCTGATGTGCCTGGCCGCGTTCCCGGTGCTGGTGGCGCTCGTGGCGTGGTTCCACCGCGAGTCGTCGCGGATCTACCGCGAGGTGCGCGAGATCTCCGCGCTGGTGATCGTCCAGTTCGTCGAGACCATGACCGGCATCAAGGCGGTGCAGGCCTATCGCCGCGAGCCGCGCAACCAGCAGATCTTCGAAGACATCGCCGACCGCTACCGGGTGATCAACGAGAAGACGTTCAAACTGCTCGCGATCTTCATGCCGGGCGTGAAGCTCGTCGGCAACATCACCACGGGCGTGGTGCTGCTCTACGGCGGCTACCGGGTGCTGCACGGGCAGATGACGATCGGCACGCTGGCCGCGTTCCTGCTGTACCTGCGAATGTTCTTCGAACCGATGCAGGAGATCTCGCAGTTCTTCAACACCTTCCAGTCGGCATCGTCGGCGCTGGAGAAGCTCGCCGGAGTGCTGGCCGAGAAGCCTGGTATCGCCGATCCGGCCGAGCCGGTCGAGCTCGAGTCGGTGCGCGGTGAGATCGCCTTTCACGACGTGCGCTTCGAGTACGTCCCCAACCGGCCGGTGCTGCCGGACCTCGACCTGGTGGTGCCGGCAGGCCAGACCGTCGCGCTGGTGGGAACCACGGGCGCGGGCAAGACCACGATCGCCAAGCTGGTCACCCGGTTCTACGACCCGGTCGCGGGCAGCGTCTCTCTCGACGGAGTCGACCTACGCGACCTCCGGCAGACCGATCTGCGTCGTCACGTCGTGATGGTCACCCAGGAGAACTTCATGTTCGGCGGCACGGTCGCCGACAACATCCGCTTCGGGCGGCCGGGCGCCACCGACGAGGAGGTGGGGGCGGCGGCCCGGGCCGTCGGCGCCGACGGTTTCATCGACGCGCTGCCGGAGGGTTACGACACCGATGTCGCCAAGCGCGGCGACCGGCTGTCGGCGGGGCAGCGGCAGCTGGTCGCGTTCGCCCGGGCGTTCCTGGCCGACCCCGCGGTGCTGATCCTCGACGAGGCCACTTCCTCGCTGGACATCCCGAGCGAGCGGATGGTGCAGCGGGCGCTGGAGACGGTGCTGGCCGAGCGCACCGCGATCGTGATCGCGCACCGGCTCTCGACGGTGCAGATCGCCGATCGGGTGCTGGTACTCGAGCACGGCCGCATCGTCGAGGACGGCTCGCCGGAGGAGCTGACGGCGCGCGCCGACGGACACTACGCGGCGCTGCACCGCTCATGGGTGCAGTCACTGGCCTGACATCGCGCGGGCCGCGCCATAGGCCCCAGCCGCCGAGACTGCGCGGAGATCGCGATCGCGACGCGAACGACGATCTGCCCGCAGTCTCGGCGGCTTTCGGGGCAGTATCGACGCCATGGCGACCAACACCGACCTTTACCGCGCCGCCCGCGACCACCTGGTCGAGGTGATCGGCGACTACGACAAGGCCGTCGAGACGTTCGAATGGCCCCGGCTGACGGGGCGGTTCAACTGGGCGACCGACTGGTTCGACGTCGTCGCCGGCGACCGGCCCGACGACGTCGCGCTGTGGATCGTGGAGCAGGACGGCCGCGAGGTGAAGGCGACGTTCGCCCAGATGGCGACACGATCGGATCAGGTCGCCACCTGGTTGCGCGGCCTCGGCGTCGGCAAGGGCGACCGGGTCATCCTGATGCTCGGCAACCAGGTCGAGCTGTGGGAGTCGATGCTGGCCGTGGCCAAGCTCGGTGCGGTGATCATGCCGACGACCGCGGCGCTGGGCCACGACGACGTCGCCGACCGGCTGCGGCGCGGGCGCGCGGGCTTCGTCGTCGCCAACGCCTCGGACGCGGCGAAGTTCACCGGGGTCGACGAACCGTTCACCGGGGTGGCCGTCGGCGGGGCCGTGTCGGGCTGGCACGCCTACGCCGACGCCGCCGACGTCGCGCCGGCCGGGCCGTTCGATCCCGGCACCGCCCCGACGGATCCGCTGCTGATCTACTTCACCTCAGGCACCACCAGCAAGCCCAAGCTCGTGGAGCACTCACAGGTCAGCTATCCCGTCGGCCACCTGTCGACGATGGCGTGGCTGGGGGTGCGGCCCGGCGACGTGCACCTGGCGATCAGCTCACCGGGGTGGGCCAAGCATGCGTGGAGCTGCTTCTTCGCGCCGTGGATCGCCGAGGCGACGATCTTCGTCTACAACTACGCCCGCTTCGACGCGGACGCTCTGCTCGAGCAGCTGCACCGTGGGGCGGTCAGCACCTTCTGCGCTCCACCGACGGTGTGGCGCATGCTGATTCAGGCCGACCTCGGTGAGCGGCCACCGCACCTGCGGGAGGTTCTGGGGGCGGGCGAGCCGCTGAACCCGGACGTCATCGCGCAGGTCGAGCGGGCCTGGGGATTGACGATTCGCGATGGCTTCGGTCAGACCGAGACCACGCTGGCTGTCGGCAACACGCCCGGCCAGCCCGTCAAGTCCGGGTCGATGGGCCGGCCGATGCCCGGCGTCCCCGTCGTGCTCGTCGACCCACTCACCGGTGAGCCTGCCGAGGAGGGCGAGATCTGCCTGGACCTGAACGCGACCCCGCTGAACCTGATGAGCGGCTACCTCGACGACGAGAAGCGCAACGCAATGGTCATGCGCGACGGCCGGTACCACACCGGGGATGTCGCCACCCGCGACGACGACGGCTACATCACCTACGTCGGGCGCACCGACGACGTGTTCAAGTCCTCCGACTACAAGGTGTCGCCGTTCGAGCTGGAGAGCGTTCTGATCGAACACCCGGCCGTCGTCGAGGCCGCGGTGGTGCCCGCCCCCGACGACACCCGGCTGGCCGTCCCGAAGGCCTACATCGCCCTCGCCGCGGGCTGGAGCGCCGACGCCGAAACCGCGCGGCAGATCCTGCAGTACAGCCGCGACCACCTGGCGCCGTATCTGAAGGTCCGCCGCGTCGAGTTCGCCGAACTGCCCAAGACGATCTCGGGCAAGATCCGCCGGGTCGACCTGCGCCGCCGGGAGCAGGACGCCCACAGCGCCGGTACGCCGATCGACACGGAGTTCCGCTACGAGGACCTGGTGAGGTGAGCACTATGACCGAGCTCTCCTACGACGCGGGACCCACCGACGCACCGATCCTGGAGGAGACGATCGGCGCGAATTTCGAACGCATCGCCGCCACGTTCGCCGACACCGACGCCCTGGTCGACGTCCCCACCGGACGGTCCTGGACCTATGCCGAGCTCGACGCCGAGATCAATGTCGTGGCAAGGGGTTTGATGGCACGCGGTATCGCACCGGGCGACCGGGTCGGGATCTGGGCGCCCAACAGCGCGGAGTGGGTGATCGTGCAGTTCGCCACCGCGAAGATCGGCGCCATCCTGGTCAACGTCAACCCGGCCTACCGCACCCACGAGCTGGTCTACGTTCTCGAGCAGTCGGGGCTGCGCACGCTGTTCGCCGCGACGTCGTTCCGGTCCTCGGACTACGTCGCGATGGTCGCCGAGGTCCTCCCGCAGGTGCCCGGAGTCGAGGACGTGATCTTCTTCGGCACCGACGACTGGGCCCGCCTGCGCGAGGACGCGGACTCGGTGGGCGCCGAGGATCTGGCCCGAAGGTTGGCCGGGCTGTCCAACAACGATCCGATCAACATCCAGTACACCTCGGGGACAACGGGTTTCCCGAAGGGCGCAACGTTGTCGCACCGCAACATCCTCAACAACGGCTACTTCGTCACCGACCTGATCCGGCTCGGACCGGGGGACCGGCTGTGTATCCCGGTGCCCTTCTACCACTGCTTCGGCATGGTGATGGGGAACCTCGGGTGTACGACGCACGGCGCCACCATCGTCATCCCCGCCGCGGGCTTCGACCCGGCGGCCACCCTGCGCGCGATCGCCGCCGAGCGGTGCACCGGCGTGTACGGGGTGCCGACGATGTTCATCGTGATGCAACACCATGCCGACTTCGCGGCGACGGATCTGTCGTCGCTGCGCACGGGCATCATGGCCGGCGCAGTCTGCCCGGTCGAGGTGATGAAGCGCTGTGTCGAGGACATGCACATGACCGAGGTCGCGATCGCCTACGGGATGACCGAGACGTCACCGGTGTCGTGTCAGACCCTCATCGACGACGACCTCGACCGGCGCACGTCGTCGATCGGGCGGGCCCACCCGCACGTCGAGATCAAGATCGTCGACCCCGACACCGGGGAGACGGTGCGCCGCGGTGAGCCGGGCGAATTCTGCACGCGCGGTTACTCGCTCATGCTCGGCTACTGGCGGGACGACGAGAAGACCAGGGAGGCGATCGATCCCGACGGCTGGATGCACACCGGTGACCTGGCGGTGATGCGGGAGGACGGCTATTGCAACGTCGTCGGCCGCATCAAGGACATGGTGATCCGCGGCGGTGAGAACATCTACCCGCGTGAGATCGAGGAGTTCCTGCACACCCATCCCGACGTCGAGGACGCTCAGGTGATCGGGGTGCCGGACGCGACGTACGGCGAGGAGATCTGCGCGTGGATCCGGATGAAGCCGGGCAGACCGGCGCTCGATGCGGCCGCGCTGCGCGAGTTCGCCTCGGACAAGCTGGCGCACTACAAGATTCCGCGCTACGTCCATATCGTCGACGAGTTCCCGATGACCGTGACCGGTAAGGTCCGCAAGGTCGACATGCGCAAGGACAGCATCGACATGCTGGGCCTGGAAAAGACTTAACGGAAGTCGGCGAAGAAGGCGCTGACGTCGTCGGCGTAGAGATCGGGCTGCTCGAAGGCGGCGAAGTGGCCACCGCGCGGCATCGTGGTCCAGCGGGTGATGGTGTAGTTCGCCTCGCACCAGGCCCGCGGCGAGCGCAGGATCTCCTTCGGAAACGACGCCACACCGGTCGGAAGTTCGACCCTTCCGGGGCTGCCGAAACTGCCGAAGCTCTCCCAGTACAGCCGCGCCGACGACGTCGCGCTGGCCGTGAGCCAGTACAGCATCACGTTGTCGAGGAGTTCGTCCTTGGTCAGCACGTTCTCGGGATGGCCGTCGCAGTCCATCCAGGACCAGAACTTCTCGACGATCCACGCCATCTGCCCCACAGGCGAGTCGGTGAGCCCGTACCCCAGCGTCTGCGGACGTGTCGACTGCTGCTTGGAATAGCCGGTACCCCACTGTCGGTGCTGCGCGAGGTGCTCCAGCACGTCGCGCTCCTCCGGTGAGAGACCGGTGAGGTCCTTGGGCGGTGCGCCCAGCGGCATGTTGGTGTGGATCGCCACGCAGTGGCCCCGATTGCGGCCGATCTGCGTCGTCACCGCAGATCCCCAGTCGCCGCCCTGCGCGCCGTAGCGGCGGTACCCGAGCCGCACCATCAGCTCGTCCCACGCCGCTGCGATGCGTTCCACCCCCCACCCCGTCGCGGTCGGCTTGCCCGAGAAGCCGTACCCGGGAAGGGACGGGCACACCACGTCGAAGCCGGCATCGTTGAGCGGCTCGATCACCTTGGTGAACTCGACGATCGACCCCGGCCATCCGTGCGTGATGATCAGCGGGAAGGCGTCGTCGCGCGTCGAGCGCTGGTGGATGAAGTGGATCTTCAGCCCGTCGATGTCGGTGGTGTACTGGTCGAATCGGTTCAGTGCGGCTTCCCTTGTGCGCCAATCGTATTCGTCTCGCCAGTAGTCGGCCAGCTCGCGCGTGTACGCCAGTGGGATGCCCTGGCTCCAGTCGTCGACGCATTCGGGCTCCGGCCACCGCGTGCGACGGAGCCGATCGGCCAGATCGGCCAGGTCGGAATCAGGCACGGCGATGCGGAACGGCGTGATCTCGGCCATGGCTCATCCTGACACTTGGATAATCGGATGCTGTGTCCACCCCGACGTCGGCTCCGACGCTCGTCCTCATCGCCGCCACCACGCTGGCGGCCTGCATCTTGCTCGGCGGCGCCCTCTACGAGGCGCTCGTCGTCGACCCGTCCTGGCCCCGCCGGCCGGGCATCATCCAGTCGCGCAACGGCGGCATCGCCAGGGTGCGATTCTGGTTGCCCGCACCGGTGATCTTCGAGATCCTGCTCGTGGTCACGCTGATCGTGACGTGGGGCGACTCCGACGTCGGGGTGGCACTGCTGGTGGCTCTGATCAGTCACGCCGCGATGCGGCTGTGGGCGCTGTTCGACCTGATCCCGCAGGCGGCGGAGTTCGAGAGGAAGGACCCGGCCGACATCGACGAGGCGGCGGCGGTGCGGTGGACGCGGCGCAATCTGCTGCGGGTGCCCCTGCTGCTCGTGACCTCTTCTGCGATGCTCGCCGCTCTGGCGCTGGCCTGACTCACGCCTCCAACTCGCCGAGCACCTTGCTCTCGATCGCCGCCCGGGCGGCGGGCGGCAGCACGATCAACCCGGCCAGCTCCCTCTGCGCCCGGCCGTAGGCGTTCTGGCGTTCCTGCGGAGTGGCGGCCTCGT
This window contains:
- a CDS encoding AMP-binding protein; its protein translation is MTELSYDAGPTDAPILEETIGANFERIAATFADTDALVDVPTGRSWTYAELDAEINVVARGLMARGIAPGDRVGIWAPNSAEWVIVQFATAKIGAILVNVNPAYRTHELVYVLEQSGLRTLFAATSFRSSDYVAMVAEVLPQVPGVEDVIFFGTDDWARLREDADSVGAEDLARRLAGLSNNDPINIQYTSGTTGFPKGATLSHRNILNNGYFVTDLIRLGPGDRLCIPVPFYHCFGMVMGNLGCTTHGATIVIPAAGFDPAATLRAIAAERCTGVYGVPTMFIVMQHHADFAATDLSSLRTGIMAGAVCPVEVMKRCVEDMHMTEVAIAYGMTETSPVSCQTLIDDDLDRRTSSIGRAHPHVEIKIVDPDTGETVRRGEPGEFCTRGYSLMLGYWRDDEKTREAIDPDGWMHTGDLAVMREDGYCNVVGRIKDMVIRGGENIYPREIEEFLHTHPDVEDAQVIGVPDATYGEEICAWIRMKPGRPALDAAALREFASDKLAHYKIPRYVHIVDEFPMTVTGKVRKVDMRKDSIDMLGLEKT
- a CDS encoding ABC transporter ATP-binding protein codes for the protein MSLETVARQSLYRQTHARGGDLRSLADRRLLARIWRFAGRHHRMLWVFLLVSVVSSVLTVATPLLAGRVVDEITGEGTVGVVALLAAVIAAVAVAEAAMSLLTRWLSSTIGEGLILDLRTAVFDHVQRMPVAFFTRTRTGALVSRLGNDVMGAQRAFSDTLSGVVSNVVTLTLTLAVMISISWQVTLVSLVLMPLFLLPARRIGSAMAKLSREAAAHNATMNTQMTERFSAPGATLVKLFGDTGVESREFAVRAGRVRDIGVRTAMLQATFMNSLTLMSALALALVYGLGGALALGGQMQAGAIVSLALLLTRLYAPLTALANARVEIATALVSFERVFEVLDLVPLIRERPDAVAIPDGPVTVEFDDVHFSYPAADKVSLASLEEVAELDDRGGDEVLHGISFTAHPGQMVALVGSSGAGKSTTASMLARLYDVDSGAIRLGGVDVRDATFASLKQTVGMVTQDGHLFHESIRANLALAAPEATDAEIWEALRRARLDEVVADMPDGLDTVVGERGYRLSGGQRQRLTIARLLLAAPRVVVLDEATASLDSESEAKVQQALAEALAGRTSLVIAHRLSTIRAADLILVVEDGRIVERGTHTELLARGGRYAELYRTQFGHQSTSDRRTCIPAGPHSHVRCRNASSAEELTACQQWEDLLSG
- a CDS encoding AMP-binding protein codes for the protein MATNTDLYRAARDHLVEVIGDYDKAVETFEWPRLTGRFNWATDWFDVVAGDRPDDVALWIVEQDGREVKATFAQMATRSDQVATWLRGLGVGKGDRVILMLGNQVELWESMLAVAKLGAVIMPTTAALGHDDVADRLRRGRAGFVVANASDAAKFTGVDEPFTGVAVGGAVSGWHAYADAADVAPAGPFDPGTAPTDPLLIYFTSGTTSKPKLVEHSQVSYPVGHLSTMAWLGVRPGDVHLAISSPGWAKHAWSCFFAPWIAEATIFVYNYARFDADALLEQLHRGAVSTFCAPPTVWRMLIQADLGERPPHLREVLGAGEPLNPDVIAQVERAWGLTIRDGFGQTETTLAVGNTPGQPVKSGSMGRPMPGVPVVLVDPLTGEPAEEGEICLDLNATPLNLMSGYLDDEKRNAMVMRDGRYHTGDVATRDDDGYITYVGRTDDVFKSSDYKVSPFELESVLIEHPAVVEAAVVPAPDDTRLAVPKAYIALAAGWSADAETARQILQYSRDHLAPYLKVRRVEFAELPKTISGKIRRVDLRRREQDAHSAGTPIDTEFRYEDLVR
- a CDS encoding ABC transporter ATP-binding protein, which gives rise to MTTQPDWRGRFDEHDDLPIDESVPRRREARALLGSLLRPYRWTVLALALVVVVENIARLSVPLLVQKGIDNGIPPLLDGGSPRTLMVIVGVLCVVVLVQASARMFFLRRSGRIGQRVLRELRRRVFRHFGRLDIAFHDRYTSGRVVSRSTNDVEAIQDMLETGFDSLITAVLTLFGTSVLLITLDTKLGLMCLAAFPVLVALVAWFHRESSRIYREVREISALVIVQFVETMTGIKAVQAYRREPRNQQIFEDIADRYRVINEKTFKLLAIFMPGVKLVGNITTGVVLLYGGYRVLHGQMTIGTLAAFLLYLRMFFEPMQEISQFFNTFQSASSALEKLAGVLAEKPGIADPAEPVELESVRGEIAFHDVRFEYVPNRPVLPDLDLVVPAGQTVALVGTTGAGKTTIAKLVTRFYDPVAGSVSLDGVDLRDLRQTDLRRHVVMVTQENFMFGGTVADNIRFGRPGATDEEVGAAARAVGADGFIDALPEGYDTDVAKRGDRLSAGQRQLVAFARAFLADPAVLILDEATSSLDIPSERMVQRALETVLAERTAIVIAHRLSTVQIADRVLVLEHGRIVEDGSPEELTARADGHYAALHRSWVQSLA
- a CDS encoding epoxide hydrolase family protein: MAEITPFRIAVPDSDLADLADRLRRTRWPEPECVDDWSQGIPLAYTRELADYWRDEYDWRTREAALNRFDQYTTDIDGLKIHFIHQRSTRDDAFPLIITHGWPGSIVEFTKVIEPLNDAGFDVVCPSLPGYGFSGKPTATGWGVERIAAAWDELMVRLGYRRYGAQGGDWGSAVTTQIGRNRGHCVAIHTNMPLGAPPKDLTGLSPEERDVLEHLAQHRQWGTGYSKQQSTRPQTLGYGLTDSPVGQMAWIVEKFWSWMDCDGHPENVLTKDELLDNVMLYWLTASATSSARLYWESFGSFGSPGRVELPTGVASFPKEILRSPRAWCEANYTITRWTTMPRGGHFAAFEQPDLYADDVSAFFADFR
- a CDS encoding ABC transporter ATP-binding protein; its protein translation is MADIGDNALRAAPAIAPPPRRVRPSSDLWRMLPYLLPYRGRWILMFTVAFASLAATVTIPLMTKAVIDGPVRHQDQQGLWTLGAAAMGVGIAEAVLWFIRRWLVARATMGVEADIRKDLYARLQILPMSFHGRWQSGQLLSRIMNDLSTIRRFMSFGLTFLILNVLQITVVTAILLAMYWPLGVVVLVSIIPITLTVLHFQQEYTRLSRQAQDQAGHVATHVEEAALGLRVVKSFGREDYVYDRFDEQLTDLYETQVNRVTVSAKFWTLLEIIPNLTLILVLGFGAYAAGHGYVTMGTLVAFITMMLSLVWPIASLGFLLSMTQESFTAANRIAEIFDAPREITDGPREQSPRGGRLELVDVGFRFPDSEDWSLRHVTVTVEPGETLALVGATGSGKSVLVGLLSRLYDVTEGEIRIDAQDIRELSLDALRQAVATAFEDPTLFSMSVAENLALGRAPDNPASEDELRQAVEVAAAQFVYDLPYGLDTRIGEQGMSLSGGQRQRLSLARAILAGPRILVLDDTLSALDVHTEAVVEEALRRVLHAVTGVVVAHRASTVLLADRVALLQNGTITHVGTHAELLAEVPEYRYLLAADDELDDGCERETDWAGEPLALPDDDDRRPTLEREILERRP